In Sphaeramia orbicularis chromosome 10, fSphaOr1.1, whole genome shotgun sequence, the following proteins share a genomic window:
- the LOC115426974 gene encoding neuronal acetylcholine receptor subunit alpha-9-II isoform X2, with protein MDTNVRLRYNGEITWDAPAITKSSCVVDVSYFPFDSQECNLTFGSWTYNGNQVDIIMGMDSGDLSDFVENVEWECHGMPATKNVIMYGCCPDPYPDITYTVLLQRRSSFYIFNLLLPCFLISFLAPLGFYLPADSGEKVSLGVTVLLALTVFQLMVAESMPPSESVPLIGKYYIATMTMVTASTALTIFIMNIHFCGAEAKPVPHWAKVLIIDYMSKIFFVYEVGENCASASSTSSSHSLQDDVRPQHISPHVHANGKPGNNGGRDERHGHRYPRPQTPKPQQHPRLKAQHHITREERNFAPGKHEGSNGKIVTGDCCKEDQKVPCYPDEQKLPCCSEDKKHPVQGPTVTFGPCVFCTHGSSIPGSDTKLVRNVEYIANCFREQRATCAKGAEWKKIAKVMDRFFMWIFFIMVFLMSILIIGKAP; from the exons AGCTCTTGTGTGGTGGATGTTTCCTACTTTCCCTTTGACAGCCAGGAATGTAACCTCACCTTTGGTTCATGGACCTACAATGGCAATCAG GTAGACATAATTATGGGAATGGACAGTGGTGACCTGTCAGACTTTGTGGAAAATGTGGAGTGGGAGTGTCATGGAATGCCGGCCACTAAGAACGTCATTATGTACGGCTGCTGCCCTGACCCATATCCAGACATCACATACACTGTACTGCTGCAACGCCGCTCCTCCTTCTACATCTTCAACCTCCTCCTGCCCTGTTTCCTCATCTCCTTCTTGGCTCCTCTGGGATTCTACCTGCCAGCAGACTCCGGGGAGAAGGTTTCCCTGGGGGTGACGGTTCTCCTGGCTCTCACAGTGTTCCAGCTAATGGTGGCTGAGAGCATGCCGCCTTCAGAGAGTGTGCCGCTGATAG GTAAATACTATATTGCCACTATGACCATGGTCACAGCATCTACAGCTCTCACTATTTTCATCATGAACATCCACTTCTGTGGAGCTGAAGCCAAACCAGTACCTCACTGGGCAAAAGTCCTCATCATTGACTACATGTCCAAGATTTTCTTTGTTTATGAGGTGGGTGAGAACTGTGCCTCTGCTTCTTCCACTTCTTCATCTCACTCCCTCCAGGATGATGTTCGTCCCCAGCACATCAGCCCCCACGTTCATGCAAACGGTAAACCAGGGAACAACGGCGGCCGAGACGAGCGACATGGTCACAGATATCCCAGGCCTCAGACCCCCAAACCACAACAGCATCCCAGACTTAAAGCACAGCACCATATCACCAGGGAGGAGAGAAACTTTGCACCAGGAAAACATGAAGGCTCTAATGGCAAAATTGTAACAGGTGACTGCTGTAAAGAAGACCAGAAGGTCCCCTGCTATCCTGATGAACAAAAGCTTCCCTGCTGCTCTGAAGATAAAAAGCATCCAGTTCAAGGCCCTACTGTAACCTTTGGCCCCTGTGTGTTTTGTACCCATGGTAGTAGCATTCCTGGTTCTGACACCAAGCTGGTGCGTAACGTTGAGTATATTGCAAACTGTTTCCGGGAGCAGAGGGCCACGTGTGCAAAGGGAGCAGAATGGAAGAAGATTGCCAAGGTGATGGATCGCTTCTTTATGTGGATCTTCTTTATCATGGTTTTCCTCATGAGCATTCTCATCATTGGAAAGGCGCCATGA